In Xiphias gladius isolate SHS-SW01 ecotype Sanya breed wild chromosome 6, ASM1685928v1, whole genome shotgun sequence, a single genomic region encodes these proteins:
- the nek1 gene encoding serine/threonine-protein kinase Nek1 isoform X2, producing the protein MDKYEKVKKIGEGSFGKAILVKSKEDGRQYVIKEIGISGMSSRERQESRKEVAVLAKMSHPNIVQYKESFEEGGCLYIVMDYCEGGDLFKKINSQKGILFSEEQILAWFVQICLALKHVHDRKILHRDIKSQNIFLTKDGTVQLGDFGIARVLNSTVELARTCIGTPYYLSPEICENKPYNNKSDIWALGCVLYEMCTLKHAFEAGNMKNLVLKIIRGSYPPVSVHYSQELRSLLALLFKRNPRERPSVSSILDKPFLSCRIERFLTPQLIAQEFRHTFLHKQPKVGVLQGPPAKRPAPGSIPLAPAQKITKPATKYGVPLSVRKVSDVAKKPAERKPAVKHKPAPLPAPQRREDEEERKKHENGIRKKRMELIEKERKQREQMFLLKAEQMKRYEKEKINRINQAREQGWKHVLSSSGGSSPERKCFVGGRNRASGFGPSVPGFVQGPTPAPVPALDQMSQPHPKDISRKGSSAGPGSPIRVQAAAGPVLPNGPAQLLNRDTIKRELQRLQLVSMQARITRQRGHMAADRADQVEEFLQRKREAMLNKVRAEGQLGTRQNLAAVYGSRAGSVQCRRSRANKEEEEYLKKLRQIRLLNFNERQQIKARLRGEKYDSDGSDSQESNEEAELRRKKIEALKAQANARAAVLKEQLEKKRREAYEREKRAWEDHLAARGVKAGMESGNVAAAAAVVAVAVSTTSESPLPQPSPSQPEPAAKAPALPASKPSTPAISMTAALKNVGAITPLKEKLPEPETATVTQSEKKQILRRLNQNLKVQSPVEEAEVSLPPPAEQSPAPQQNQPDTENHHSLNGDRKKWDAAELPVLPVVQQTLGETCATTTTTSVSPPEDRPSSAGDRKKWEAGIPLVLSVAQQTLEETGIATIEQTAGEVIQMGLLQEENPRKVWGVNPDSQVLRVLQEAELQPLTQQLENVTICGKEVPSPDKPNQAAVPDIFRTPKEALTSKPTPSAVLQSPEFQRECAAPTEASHQDVAGTAERMTLPPNLTETQDPADLESVVLEETPKQASHLQAGVQQAWEKEAQQPLPPEGIKRPTGTKESEKSTDKRAESSGLAQCEEPLFMKLCSPAHRRTAALAILSAQSSMDDSSSSMASRSRSVSPLRSKHHNSLLIGLSTGMFDANNPKMLRTCSLPDLSRLFSAQQDSAVASDANVAPDNNLEIEDLDEGAKDDDQSETEDAYEDEDLRDIRASMERLLQEEGDLMRSSPEVGAGDFNGNPPESEDQEFFNRIAAEIDQDNNQMAVDDDDDEDDEEEDEEEEAEEEEEEEEEDEDEDEDEDEECSNGSPGDEEAGELLTNGVGEENHSNKSHLNEEWHSDGSGEDQGGEAEHHDSIFSRLEELRFNLEQQMGFEKFIEAYNKIKAIHEDEDENIDLGSSLVLSILGTEHQHLYSNILHLVMADGAYQEDNDE; encoded by the exons ATGGACAAGTACGAAAAGGTGAAGAAAATTGGGGAAGGCTCATTTGGAAAGGCCATCCTTGTCAAATCAAAAGAGGATGGACGCCAGTATGTCATCAAGGAGATTGGCATATCTGGA ATGTCAAGTAGAGAGAGGCAGGAATCTCGAAAAGAAGTTGCTGTTCTTGCCAAAATGAGTCATCCCAACATTGTCCAGTATAAGGAGTCTTTTGAAG AGGGGGGCTGTCTGTATATTGTGATGGACTACTGTGAGGGTGGAGACCTCTTCAAGAAGATCAACTCTCAGAAAGGAATACTGTTCTCAGAAGAGCAA ATCCTGGCTTGGTTTGTGCAGATTTGCTTGGCACTGAAGCATGTACATGATAGGAAAATTCTCCACAGGGACATCAAATCCCAG AACATATTTTTGACAAAAGATGGGACTGTGCAACTTGGGGACTTTGGAATTGCAAGGGTGCTGAACAG CACTGTAGAACTGGCGAGAACGTGTATAGGAACACCATATTACCTATCACCAGAAATCTGCGAAAATAAACCATACAACAACAAAAG TGATATTTGGGCCCTAGGGTGTGTCCTGTATGAAATGTGCACTCTTAAGCATGCA TTTGAGGCTGGCAACATGAAGAACCTAGTTCTGAAGATCATTCGTGGCTCTTACCCTCCTGTGTCTGTTCACTACTCTCAAGAACTCCGCTCTCTCCTGGCACTGCTGTTTAAACGCAACCCCCGGGAAAGGCCCTCAGTTAGCAGCATTCTGGACAAACCTTTCCTGTCCTGTAGGATAGAGAGGTTCCTCACACCGCAG CTCATCGCTCAGGAATTCCGCCATACTTTTCTTCACAAGCAGCCTAAAGTGGGTGTCTTGCAGGGGCCACCAG CCAAGCGTCCTGCCCCTGGCTCCATACCACTTGCCCCTGCCCAGAAGATAACCAAACCAGCTACCAAATACGGAGTGCCTTTATCTGTGAGGAAGGTGTCAGATGTTGCCAAAAAGCCTGCAGAGAGGAAACCCGCTGTAAAACATAAACCG GCCCCTCTCCCAGCACCCCAGAGAAGAGAGGAcgaggaagagaggaaaaaacatgag AATGGCATCAGAAAGAAAAGGATGGAGCTGAttgagaaagaaaggaaacagagagagcag ATGTTCCTGTTGAAAGCAGAGCAAATGAAGAgatatgaaaaggaaaag atcaATCGTATAAACCAAGCCAGAGAACAAGGCTGGAAGCATGTCTTGAGTTCTAGTGGAGGTAGCAGCCCAGAGAGGAAG TGTTTTGTAGGTGGTCGAAATAGGGCTTCAGGTTTTGGCCCCTCTGTCCCAGGCTTTGTTCAGGGGCCTACTCCAGCCCCTGTCCCTGCTCTGGACCAAATGTCTCAACCACACCCTAAGGACATCAGCAGGAAGGGATCCTCAGCAGGACCAGGCAGTCCCATTCG TgtacaggctgctgctggtccAGTGCTGCCCAATGGTCCCGCCCAACTACTAAACCGGGATACAATCAAGAGAGAACTTCAGAGGCTGCAACTCGTTTCTATGCAAGCTCGTATCACTAG GCAGCGTGGTCACATGGCTGCTGACCGGGCTGATCAGGTTGAGGAGTTTTTACAACGTAAGAGAGAAGCTATGCTCAACAAAGTCCGTGCTGAGGGGCAACTG GGCACTCGACAAAACCTTGCTGCAGTCTATGGAAGCCGGGCTGGTTCGGTTCAGTGCAGGAGATCCAGAGccaacaaagaggaggag GAGTACTTGAAGAAACTGAGGCAGATCCGCTTGCTGAACTTCAATGAGCGCCAGCAGATCAAAGCCCGACTCAGAGGAGAGAAG TATGACAGTGATGGTTCAGACAGCCAGGAGTCTAATGAGGAGGCAGAGCTCAGGAGGAAGAAGATAGAGGCTTTAAAA GCCCAAGCAAATGCCCGTGCTGCCGTACTGAAAGAGCAActagagaagaagaggagagaagcatatgagagagaaaagagagcctGGGAGGACCAT CTGGCAGCACGGGGGGTAAAGGCTGGAATGGAATCAGGAAACgtggcagcggcggcggcggtggtagcagtagcagtatcaACTACCTCTGAAAGTCCTCTTCCACAGCCCAGTCCTTCTCAGCCAGAACCAGCTGCCAAAGCTCCTGCCCTGCCTGCATCCAAACCCTCCACCCCAGCTATATCCATGACTGCTGCCCTGAAGAATGTTGGAGCA ATTACTCCACTAAAAGAAAAATTGCCTGAGCCAGAGACTGCTACAGTCACCCAA AGTGAGAAAAAGCAGATACTGCGCAGACTTAACCAGAACCTAAAAGTCCAGAGTCCAGTGGAGGAGGCTGAGGTGTCGCTTCCACCCCCTGCAGAACAGAGTCCTGCTCCCCAGCAGAACCAGCCTGACACAGAGAATCATCACTCTTTGAACGGAGACCGAAAGAAGTGGGATGCAGCAGAACTGCCTGTACTTCCTGTGGTTCAGCAAACACTAGGGGAAACCTGTGCCACGACAACTA CCACCTCAGTGTCTCCACCGGAAGACAGACCGTCTTCTGCTGGAGATAGGAAGAAGTGGGAGGCAGGAATTCCTCTTGTCCTCTCTGTAGCCCAACAAACTCTAGAGGAGACGGGCATCGCAACCATTG AGCAAACAGCGGGTGAGGTTATACAGATGGGTTTGCTACAGGAAGAAAATCCTAGGAAGGTGTGGGGAGTGAATCCAGACTCTCAGGTTTTGAGAGTCCTTCAGGAGGCAGAGCTTCAGCCTCTCACCCAGCAGCTGGAGAATGTCACCATCTGTGGGAAAGAGGTTCCCAGTCCCG ATAAGCCAAACCAGGCCGCAGTACCTGACATTTTCAGGACACCTAAAGAAGCGTTGACCTCTAAGCCAACACCATCTGCTGTGCTTCAGAGCCCTGAGTTTCAGAGAGAGTGTGCAGCTCCAACAGAGGCCTCACATCAGGATGTGGCCGGCACAGCAGAAAGAATGACACTGCCACCCAACCTTACTGAAACTCAGG ATCCAGCAGACTTGGAGTCTGTGGTTTTGGAAGAGACACCTAAACAGGCCTCACATCTCCAAGCTGGTGTGCAGCAAGCATGGGAGAAGGAAGCCCAACAGCCATT GCCACCAGAGGGCATTAAAAGACCAACAGGCACCAAGGAGAGTGAGAAAAGCACAGACAAACGAGCAGAATCTTCTG GTTTAGCACAGTGCGAGGAGCCTCTGTTTATGAAGTTATGCTCCCCGGCCCACCGACGCACTGCTGCCCTTGCAATCCTCTCAGCCCAGTCCTCTATGGATGATTCATCCTCCTCTATGGCCTCTCGCTCACGCTCCGTCTCACCTCTGCGCTCCAAACACCACAACTCCCTCCTCATTGGTCTCTCTACGGGCATGTTTGACGCAAACAACCCCAAG ATGCTGCGGACCTGCTCTCTTCCAGATCTCAGTCGTCTCTTCAGTGCTCAACAGGACTCTGCGGTGGCTAGTGATGCTAATGTTGCCCCAGACAACAACCTGGAAATCGAGGACCTGGATGAGGGAGCCAAAGATGATGACCAGTCAGAGACTGAAGA TGCATATGAGGATGAAGACCTGCGGGACATCAGGGCCTCCATGGAGAGACTGCTGCAAGAAGAGGGTGACTTAATGAGGAGCTCTCCAGAGGTTGGAGCGGGCGACTTTAATGGAAACCCTCCAGAGAGCGAAGACCAGGAGTTTTTTAATAGGATAGCAGCTGAGATCGATCAGGACAACAATCAGATGGCTGTagatgacgacgacgacgaggatgatgaagaagaggatgaggaggaagaagccgaggaggaggaggaggaggaggaggaggatgaggatgaggatgaggatgaggacgaGGAATGCTCCAATGGGAGTCCTGGTGATGAGGAGGCAGGGGAGTTGCTTACCAATGGCGTGGGAGAAGAGAACCACAGTAACAAGAGCCATCTCAATGAAGAGTGGCATTCAG ACGGCAGTGGGGAGGACCAGGGCGGGGAGGCTGAGCATCATGACAGCATCTTCAGTCGGCTGGAAGAGCTTCGCTTCAACCTGGAGCAGCAGATGGGCTTTGAGAAGTTCATTGAGGCCTATAATAAGATTAAg GCTATacatgaagatgaagatgagaatATTGACCTGGGCTCCAGTTTGGTCCTCAGCATTTTGGGAACTGAGCACCAGCATCTGTATTCTAACATCCTGCATCTAGTGATGGCAGATGGTGCATACCAAGAAG ATAATGATGAATAA
- the nek1 gene encoding serine/threonine-protein kinase Nek1 isoform X1 codes for MDKYEKVKKIGEGSFGKAILVKSKEDGRQYVIKEIGISGMSSRERQESRKEVAVLAKMSHPNIVQYKESFEEGGCLYIVMDYCEGGDLFKKINSQKGILFSEEQILAWFVQICLALKHVHDRKILHRDIKSQNIFLTKDGTVQLGDFGIARVLNSTVELARTCIGTPYYLSPEICENKPYNNKSDIWALGCVLYEMCTLKHAFEAGNMKNLVLKIIRGSYPPVSVHYSQELRSLLALLFKRNPRERPSVSSILDKPFLSCRIERFLTPQLIAQEFRHTFLHKQPKVGVLQGPPAKRPAPGSIPLAPAQKITKPATKYGVPLSVRKVSDVAKKPAERKPAVKHKPAPLPAPQRREDEEERKKHENGIRKKRMELIEKERKQREQMFLLKAEQMKRYEKEKINRINQAREQGWKHVLSSSGGSSPERKCFVGGRNRASGFGPSVPGFVQGPTPAPVPALDQMSQPHPKDISRKGSSAGPGSPIRSVQAAAGPVLPNGPAQLLNRDTIKRELQRLQLVSMQARITRQRGHMAADRADQVEEFLQRKREAMLNKVRAEGQLGTRQNLAAVYGSRAGSVQCRRSRANKEEEEYLKKLRQIRLLNFNERQQIKARLRGEKYDSDGSDSQESNEEAELRRKKIEALKAQANARAAVLKEQLEKKRREAYEREKRAWEDHLAARGVKAGMESGNVAAAAAVVAVAVSTTSESPLPQPSPSQPEPAAKAPALPASKPSTPAISMTAALKNVGAITPLKEKLPEPETATVTQSEKKQILRRLNQNLKVQSPVEEAEVSLPPPAEQSPAPQQNQPDTENHHSLNGDRKKWDAAELPVLPVVQQTLGETCATTTTTSVSPPEDRPSSAGDRKKWEAGIPLVLSVAQQTLEETGIATIEQTAGEVIQMGLLQEENPRKVWGVNPDSQVLRVLQEAELQPLTQQLENVTICGKEVPSPDKPNQAAVPDIFRTPKEALTSKPTPSAVLQSPEFQRECAAPTEASHQDVAGTAERMTLPPNLTETQDPADLESVVLEETPKQASHLQAGVQQAWEKEAQQPLPPEGIKRPTGTKESEKSTDKRAESSGLAQCEEPLFMKLCSPAHRRTAALAILSAQSSMDDSSSSMASRSRSVSPLRSKHHNSLLIGLSTGMFDANNPKMLRTCSLPDLSRLFSAQQDSAVASDANVAPDNNLEIEDLDEGAKDDDQSETEDAYEDEDLRDIRASMERLLQEEGDLMRSSPEVGAGDFNGNPPESEDQEFFNRIAAEIDQDNNQMAVDDDDDEDDEEEDEEEEAEEEEEEEEEDEDEDEDEDEECSNGSPGDEEAGELLTNGVGEENHSNKSHLNEEWHSDGSGEDQGGEAEHHDSIFSRLEELRFNLEQQMGFEKFIEAYNKIKAIHEDEDENIDLGSSLVLSILGTEHQHLYSNILHLVMADGAYQEDNDE; via the exons ATGGACAAGTACGAAAAGGTGAAGAAAATTGGGGAAGGCTCATTTGGAAAGGCCATCCTTGTCAAATCAAAAGAGGATGGACGCCAGTATGTCATCAAGGAGATTGGCATATCTGGA ATGTCAAGTAGAGAGAGGCAGGAATCTCGAAAAGAAGTTGCTGTTCTTGCCAAAATGAGTCATCCCAACATTGTCCAGTATAAGGAGTCTTTTGAAG AGGGGGGCTGTCTGTATATTGTGATGGACTACTGTGAGGGTGGAGACCTCTTCAAGAAGATCAACTCTCAGAAAGGAATACTGTTCTCAGAAGAGCAA ATCCTGGCTTGGTTTGTGCAGATTTGCTTGGCACTGAAGCATGTACATGATAGGAAAATTCTCCACAGGGACATCAAATCCCAG AACATATTTTTGACAAAAGATGGGACTGTGCAACTTGGGGACTTTGGAATTGCAAGGGTGCTGAACAG CACTGTAGAACTGGCGAGAACGTGTATAGGAACACCATATTACCTATCACCAGAAATCTGCGAAAATAAACCATACAACAACAAAAG TGATATTTGGGCCCTAGGGTGTGTCCTGTATGAAATGTGCACTCTTAAGCATGCA TTTGAGGCTGGCAACATGAAGAACCTAGTTCTGAAGATCATTCGTGGCTCTTACCCTCCTGTGTCTGTTCACTACTCTCAAGAACTCCGCTCTCTCCTGGCACTGCTGTTTAAACGCAACCCCCGGGAAAGGCCCTCAGTTAGCAGCATTCTGGACAAACCTTTCCTGTCCTGTAGGATAGAGAGGTTCCTCACACCGCAG CTCATCGCTCAGGAATTCCGCCATACTTTTCTTCACAAGCAGCCTAAAGTGGGTGTCTTGCAGGGGCCACCAG CCAAGCGTCCTGCCCCTGGCTCCATACCACTTGCCCCTGCCCAGAAGATAACCAAACCAGCTACCAAATACGGAGTGCCTTTATCTGTGAGGAAGGTGTCAGATGTTGCCAAAAAGCCTGCAGAGAGGAAACCCGCTGTAAAACATAAACCG GCCCCTCTCCCAGCACCCCAGAGAAGAGAGGAcgaggaagagaggaaaaaacatgag AATGGCATCAGAAAGAAAAGGATGGAGCTGAttgagaaagaaaggaaacagagagagcag ATGTTCCTGTTGAAAGCAGAGCAAATGAAGAgatatgaaaaggaaaag atcaATCGTATAAACCAAGCCAGAGAACAAGGCTGGAAGCATGTCTTGAGTTCTAGTGGAGGTAGCAGCCCAGAGAGGAAG TGTTTTGTAGGTGGTCGAAATAGGGCTTCAGGTTTTGGCCCCTCTGTCCCAGGCTTTGTTCAGGGGCCTACTCCAGCCCCTGTCCCTGCTCTGGACCAAATGTCTCAACCACACCCTAAGGACATCAGCAGGAAGGGATCCTCAGCAGGACCAGGCAGTCCCATTCG AAGTgtacaggctgctgctggtccAGTGCTGCCCAATGGTCCCGCCCAACTACTAAACCGGGATACAATCAAGAGAGAACTTCAGAGGCTGCAACTCGTTTCTATGCAAGCTCGTATCACTAG GCAGCGTGGTCACATGGCTGCTGACCGGGCTGATCAGGTTGAGGAGTTTTTACAACGTAAGAGAGAAGCTATGCTCAACAAAGTCCGTGCTGAGGGGCAACTG GGCACTCGACAAAACCTTGCTGCAGTCTATGGAAGCCGGGCTGGTTCGGTTCAGTGCAGGAGATCCAGAGccaacaaagaggaggag GAGTACTTGAAGAAACTGAGGCAGATCCGCTTGCTGAACTTCAATGAGCGCCAGCAGATCAAAGCCCGACTCAGAGGAGAGAAG TATGACAGTGATGGTTCAGACAGCCAGGAGTCTAATGAGGAGGCAGAGCTCAGGAGGAAGAAGATAGAGGCTTTAAAA GCCCAAGCAAATGCCCGTGCTGCCGTACTGAAAGAGCAActagagaagaagaggagagaagcatatgagagagaaaagagagcctGGGAGGACCAT CTGGCAGCACGGGGGGTAAAGGCTGGAATGGAATCAGGAAACgtggcagcggcggcggcggtggtagcagtagcagtatcaACTACCTCTGAAAGTCCTCTTCCACAGCCCAGTCCTTCTCAGCCAGAACCAGCTGCCAAAGCTCCTGCCCTGCCTGCATCCAAACCCTCCACCCCAGCTATATCCATGACTGCTGCCCTGAAGAATGTTGGAGCA ATTACTCCACTAAAAGAAAAATTGCCTGAGCCAGAGACTGCTACAGTCACCCAA AGTGAGAAAAAGCAGATACTGCGCAGACTTAACCAGAACCTAAAAGTCCAGAGTCCAGTGGAGGAGGCTGAGGTGTCGCTTCCACCCCCTGCAGAACAGAGTCCTGCTCCCCAGCAGAACCAGCCTGACACAGAGAATCATCACTCTTTGAACGGAGACCGAAAGAAGTGGGATGCAGCAGAACTGCCTGTACTTCCTGTGGTTCAGCAAACACTAGGGGAAACCTGTGCCACGACAACTA CCACCTCAGTGTCTCCACCGGAAGACAGACCGTCTTCTGCTGGAGATAGGAAGAAGTGGGAGGCAGGAATTCCTCTTGTCCTCTCTGTAGCCCAACAAACTCTAGAGGAGACGGGCATCGCAACCATTG AGCAAACAGCGGGTGAGGTTATACAGATGGGTTTGCTACAGGAAGAAAATCCTAGGAAGGTGTGGGGAGTGAATCCAGACTCTCAGGTTTTGAGAGTCCTTCAGGAGGCAGAGCTTCAGCCTCTCACCCAGCAGCTGGAGAATGTCACCATCTGTGGGAAAGAGGTTCCCAGTCCCG ATAAGCCAAACCAGGCCGCAGTACCTGACATTTTCAGGACACCTAAAGAAGCGTTGACCTCTAAGCCAACACCATCTGCTGTGCTTCAGAGCCCTGAGTTTCAGAGAGAGTGTGCAGCTCCAACAGAGGCCTCACATCAGGATGTGGCCGGCACAGCAGAAAGAATGACACTGCCACCCAACCTTACTGAAACTCAGG ATCCAGCAGACTTGGAGTCTGTGGTTTTGGAAGAGACACCTAAACAGGCCTCACATCTCCAAGCTGGTGTGCAGCAAGCATGGGAGAAGGAAGCCCAACAGCCATT GCCACCAGAGGGCATTAAAAGACCAACAGGCACCAAGGAGAGTGAGAAAAGCACAGACAAACGAGCAGAATCTTCTG GTTTAGCACAGTGCGAGGAGCCTCTGTTTATGAAGTTATGCTCCCCGGCCCACCGACGCACTGCTGCCCTTGCAATCCTCTCAGCCCAGTCCTCTATGGATGATTCATCCTCCTCTATGGCCTCTCGCTCACGCTCCGTCTCACCTCTGCGCTCCAAACACCACAACTCCCTCCTCATTGGTCTCTCTACGGGCATGTTTGACGCAAACAACCCCAAG ATGCTGCGGACCTGCTCTCTTCCAGATCTCAGTCGTCTCTTCAGTGCTCAACAGGACTCTGCGGTGGCTAGTGATGCTAATGTTGCCCCAGACAACAACCTGGAAATCGAGGACCTGGATGAGGGAGCCAAAGATGATGACCAGTCAGAGACTGAAGA TGCATATGAGGATGAAGACCTGCGGGACATCAGGGCCTCCATGGAGAGACTGCTGCAAGAAGAGGGTGACTTAATGAGGAGCTCTCCAGAGGTTGGAGCGGGCGACTTTAATGGAAACCCTCCAGAGAGCGAAGACCAGGAGTTTTTTAATAGGATAGCAGCTGAGATCGATCAGGACAACAATCAGATGGCTGTagatgacgacgacgacgaggatgatgaagaagaggatgaggaggaagaagccgaggaggaggaggaggaggaggaggaggatgaggatgaggatgaggatgaggacgaGGAATGCTCCAATGGGAGTCCTGGTGATGAGGAGGCAGGGGAGTTGCTTACCAATGGCGTGGGAGAAGAGAACCACAGTAACAAGAGCCATCTCAATGAAGAGTGGCATTCAG ACGGCAGTGGGGAGGACCAGGGCGGGGAGGCTGAGCATCATGACAGCATCTTCAGTCGGCTGGAAGAGCTTCGCTTCAACCTGGAGCAGCAGATGGGCTTTGAGAAGTTCATTGAGGCCTATAATAAGATTAAg GCTATacatgaagatgaagatgagaatATTGACCTGGGCTCCAGTTTGGTCCTCAGCATTTTGGGAACTGAGCACCAGCATCTGTATTCTAACATCCTGCATCTAGTGATGGCAGATGGTGCATACCAAGAAG ATAATGATGAATAA